A single genomic interval of Candidatus Sulfotelmatobacter sp. harbors:
- a CDS encoding 2-oxo acid dehydrogenase subunit E2 — protein sequence MQVEFPRLADTLVEGVVSAWYKRPGENVRKGEPLFAVETDKVNTDVESPYTGVLAEILVAEGEHAEVGQVLARVTAPGESAASGATSAPMTPATPPSAPPVASANGLSPIRRRIAERMTEARATIAQGSCARLVDLRGIDRHGVTWTAFFVRALARALDADRIGVAIEIPDGLVVPVVPDARDASLHDLGVRIADLGQRARSGTLTALDVGGAAASVTNVGATGTLLAFPLVAPGEPLILAPGAIVEGSCWLALCYDRAKLDEYEADRLLGRVVAELTGA from the coding sequence GTGCAGGTTGAGTTCCCGCGTCTCGCCGACACGCTCGTCGAGGGCGTCGTCTCCGCGTGGTACAAGCGGCCGGGCGAGAACGTGCGCAAGGGCGAGCCGTTGTTCGCGGTCGAGACGGACAAGGTCAACACCGACGTCGAGTCGCCGTATACCGGCGTGCTGGCCGAGATCCTGGTCGCCGAAGGCGAACATGCCGAGGTCGGTCAGGTGCTGGCGCGCGTCACCGCGCCGGGCGAGTCGGCCGCGAGCGGGGCAACGAGCGCGCCGATGACGCCCGCGACGCCCCCCTCGGCGCCGCCGGTCGCGAGCGCGAACGGGCTCTCGCCGATCCGCCGCCGCATCGCCGAGCGGATGACCGAAGCGCGCGCGACGATCGCGCAGGGCTCGTGCGCGCGACTGGTCGACCTGCGCGGCATCGACCGGCACGGCGTCACCTGGACGGCGTTCTTCGTGCGCGCCCTGGCGCGCGCGCTGGACGCCGACCGCATCGGGGTCGCGATCGAGATCCCGGACGGTCTGGTCGTGCCGGTGGTTCCCGATGCGCGGGACGCCTCGCTGCACGATCTGGGCGTGCGCATCGCCGATCTGGGCCAGCGCGCGCGCAGCGGAACGCTGACGGCGCTCGACGTCGGCGGCGCGGCGGCCAGCGTGACCAACGTCGGCGCGACCGGGACGCTGCTGGCGTTTCCGCTGGTCGCGCCCGGCGAGCCGCTGATCCTGGCGCCCGGCGCAATCGTCGAGGGATCGTGTTGGTTGGCCCTGTGCTACGACCGGGCGAAGCTGGACGAGTACGAAGCCGACCGGCTCCTGGGCCGCGTCGTCGCGGAGTTGACCGGCGCGTAG
- a CDS encoding pyruvate dehydrogenase complex E1 component subunit beta, translating to MRELTIIEAVREALGEEMARDERVVVFGEDVGKLGGVFRATDGLYERFGAERVIDMPMSETAIAGIAVGMAMRGLRPVAEIQFADFIHACMDHLVGEAAKIRWRTGGDWSVPMVMRTAYGGGFRGGPYHSQSVEAYYAHAPGLKVVAPATPADAKGLLLAAIRDPDPVLVLEHKRTYRAIRGPVPDGDYVVPIGVAHVAREGRDATILAYGMMLHESLAAAETLAAEGIDVEVVDLRTLLPLDRETILTSLRKTRRLCVVHEDTLTMGLGAELCAIAAEADVLDVPPVRVAMPDIPGIPVDDVLEDAVLPNRQTVHAAVVRLMDARPSRASARAAYDPGIPQASSTIEVALPEEHLRRAVDALVDACRAFPRLNATFSWTGIVEHDEVIVDLDLGPTAPARGGGTITLIDYGASGADLAVPFVRPGQTAAVRIGAVRGGRAFVTCAVDHRAVDGALVGRFLAAFKAALERRRSPEAVRAG from the coding sequence ATGCGTGAGCTGACGATCATCGAGGCCGTGCGCGAAGCGCTCGGCGAGGAGATGGCGCGCGACGAGCGCGTGGTCGTGTTCGGCGAGGACGTGGGCAAGCTGGGCGGCGTCTTCCGCGCCACCGACGGGCTGTACGAGCGTTTCGGTGCCGAGCGCGTCATCGACATGCCGATGTCGGAGACCGCCATCGCGGGCATCGCGGTCGGCATGGCGATGCGCGGGCTGCGTCCGGTCGCCGAGATCCAATTCGCCGACTTCATCCACGCGTGCATGGACCATCTGGTCGGCGAAGCGGCGAAGATCCGGTGGCGTACCGGCGGCGACTGGTCGGTGCCGATGGTGATGCGCACCGCCTACGGCGGCGGCTTCCGCGGCGGGCCGTACCACTCGCAGAGCGTGGAGGCGTACTACGCGCACGCGCCGGGGCTCAAGGTCGTCGCGCCCGCGACGCCGGCCGACGCCAAGGGACTGCTGCTGGCGGCGATCCGCGATCCCGACCCGGTGCTGGTGCTCGAGCACAAGCGCACGTACCGCGCCATCCGCGGCCCGGTGCCCGACGGCGATTACGTCGTGCCGATCGGCGTCGCGCACGTCGCGCGCGAAGGGCGCGACGCGACGATCTTGGCCTACGGGATGATGCTGCACGAATCGCTGGCCGCGGCGGAGACGCTGGCCGCCGAAGGGATCGACGTCGAGGTCGTCGACTTGCGCACGCTGCTTCCGCTCGACCGCGAGACGATTCTCACCTCGCTGCGCAAGACGCGGCGGCTGTGCGTCGTCCACGAGGACACGCTCACGATGGGGTTGGGCGCGGAGCTGTGCGCGATCGCGGCCGAGGCCGACGTGCTCGACGTCCCGCCGGTGCGGGTCGCGATGCCCGACATCCCCGGCATCCCGGTCGACGACGTCCTCGAGGACGCGGTGCTGCCCAACCGGCAGACGGTCCACGCGGCGGTGGTGCGGCTGATGGACGCGCGGCCGTCGCGCGCGAGCGCGCGCGCCGCCTACGATCCCGGCATTCCGCAAGCGTCCAGCACGATCGAAGTCGCGCTCCCCGAGGAGCATCTGCGCCGCGCCGTCGACGCGTTGGTCGACGCCTGCCGCGCGTTCCCGCGCCTCAACGCGACGTTCTCGTGGACCGGGATCGTCGAGCACGACGAGGTGATCGTCGACCTCGATCTGGGGCCGACGGCGCCGGCGCGCGGCGGCGGCACGATCACGCTGATCGACTACGGAGCGTCCGGGGCCGATCTCGCGGTGCCGTTCGTTCGCCCCGGCCAAACCGCCGCGGTTCGGATCGGCGCGGTGCGCGGCGGACGGGCTTTCGTGACGTGCGCGGTCGATCACCGCGCGGTCGACGGCGCGCTCGTCGGCCGATTCCTCGCTGCGTTCAAGGCGGCGCTCGAGCGCCGTCGATCTCCGGAGGCCGTTCGTGCAGGTTGA
- a CDS encoding ABC transporter substrate-binding protein: protein MTDARLGALTLGVGLLFTAAAPPRVVAAAGTPYLIGAAVSESGPGASLGRPEADSIQMAVDEINAAGGVDGHPLKVTILDDQSDPTTAVNEVRQLLGQHVIAIIGSSLTQTSMAMVKDVQDAGIPMISLASSAQIIEPVADHKWVFKMPITDTIVAKMMQSYMKRHNETKVGFVYRNDDYGKTGLQHFEDAAGSSMTVLDPQAIDARASDATTQLTHVKAANPQATVVWSTLPSVTVIMKGYRELGLTPPIYFSDGAANGAFLQQAGPGIDGAFIASTKVNVAELLPASDPQKKILDHYIAAFSKAYPKDLPISIFGGFGYDAVEILKSALERAHTSDPAKLRDAIEHTTYDGVSGLYRITPTDHNGLAEDSLVLTQVKGQKFTLVK from the coding sequence ATGACCGACGCGCGTCTTGGCGCGCTAACGCTGGGTGTGGGCCTGCTGTTCACGGCGGCGGCGCCGCCCCGCGTGGTGGCCGCGGCCGGAACGCCGTACCTGATCGGCGCGGCGGTCTCAGAGAGCGGTCCGGGCGCGTCGCTCGGGCGGCCCGAGGCCGACAGCATCCAAATGGCGGTCGACGAGATCAACGCCGCCGGCGGCGTCGACGGCCATCCGCTCAAGGTCACCATCCTCGACGACCAGTCGGATCCGACCACGGCCGTCAACGAGGTGCGCCAGCTGCTCGGGCAGCACGTGATCGCGATCATCGGCTCGTCGCTGACGCAGACCTCGATGGCGATGGTCAAGGACGTGCAGGACGCCGGGATTCCGATGATCTCGCTGGCGTCGAGCGCGCAGATCATCGAGCCGGTCGCCGACCACAAGTGGGTCTTCAAGATGCCGATCACCGACACGATCGTCGCCAAGATGATGCAGAGCTACATGAAGCGCCACAACGAGACGAAGGTCGGCTTCGTCTACCGCAACGACGACTACGGCAAGACCGGGCTGCAGCACTTCGAGGACGCGGCCGGCTCGTCGATGACGGTCCTCGATCCGCAGGCGATCGACGCCAGAGCCAGCGACGCGACCACGCAGCTCACCCACGTCAAGGCCGCGAACCCGCAAGCCACCGTCGTGTGGAGCACGCTGCCCTCGGTGACCGTGATCATGAAGGGCTACCGCGAGCTGGGGCTGACGCCGCCGATCTACTTCTCCGACGGCGCCGCGAACGGTGCGTTCTTGCAGCAAGCGGGACCGGGGATCGACGGCGCGTTCATCGCCAGCACCAAGGTCAACGTCGCCGAGCTGCTGCCGGCGAGCGATCCGCAAAAGAAGATCCTCGATCACTACATCGCCGCGTTCTCGAAAGCGTATCCGAAGGATCTGCCGATCAGCATCTTCGGCGGCTTCGGGTACGACGCGGTCGAGATCCTCAAGTCGGCGCTCGAGCGCGCTCATACGAGCGACCCGGCCAAGCTGCGCGACGCGATCGAGCACACCACCTACGACGGCGTCTCGGGGCTCTACCGCATCACGCCCACCGATCACAACGGGCTGGCGGAGGACTCGCTGGTGCTCACGCAGGTGAAGGGCCAGAAGTTCACGCTCGTCAAGTAA
- a CDS encoding Ldh family oxidoreductase — protein MIGEEPSKIRTHEAAEHAFIRASLAAVGVSESDARDVADVLVAADVRGVESHGIARLDLFYVKRIEAGVVRARPEYTVLCDRPAQFAMDAGNGLGHPAGKHAMRAALRKAKENGIAFATVSHSNHYGIAAYYAMMALEEEGLIGLSMTNSTHLAVPTYGRDKTTGTNPIAVAIPAGNHPPYVLDMATTGITYGRLEVSERKGKQLKPGWAVGPDGTETLDPTLAKTRGAILPLGGFGVDHGGHKGYGLGALVEILCGVLSGGVFGNALNTPEDGLHGGHTGHFFGAFRIDAVRDPLAFARDMERELATFENSTPVAGVERVQTAGEPERVFTERYRREGVPIDPKVWEGIDAMADRLGIARLERFEVA, from the coding sequence ATGATCGGCGAGGAACCTTCCAAGATCCGCACGCACGAGGCGGCCGAGCACGCGTTCATCCGCGCGTCGCTCGCCGCCGTCGGCGTCTCGGAGAGCGACGCGCGCGACGTCGCCGACGTGCTGGTCGCCGCCGACGTGCGCGGCGTCGAATCGCACGGCATCGCGCGGCTCGATTTGTTCTACGTCAAGCGCATCGAGGCGGGCGTCGTCCGGGCGCGGCCGGAGTACACGGTGCTGTGCGACCGGCCGGCGCAGTTCGCGATGGACGCCGGCAACGGTCTCGGGCATCCGGCCGGCAAGCACGCGATGCGCGCCGCGCTGCGCAAGGCCAAGGAGAACGGCATCGCGTTCGCGACCGTCAGCCACTCCAACCACTACGGCATCGCGGCGTACTACGCGATGATGGCGCTCGAGGAAGAGGGCCTGATCGGCCTCTCGATGACGAACTCGACGCACCTCGCGGTGCCGACCTACGGCCGCGACAAGACGACCGGCACCAATCCGATCGCGGTCGCGATCCCGGCCGGCAACCATCCGCCGTACGTGCTCGACATGGCGACCACCGGCATCACGTACGGCCGGCTCGAGGTCAGCGAGCGCAAGGGCAAGCAGCTCAAGCCCGGCTGGGCGGTCGGTCCCGACGGCACCGAGACGCTCGATCCGACGCTGGCGAAGACGCGCGGCGCGATCCTGCCGCTGGGCGGCTTCGGCGTCGATCACGGCGGCCATAAAGGCTATGGGCTGGGCGCGCTGGTCGAGATCCTGTGCGGCGTGCTCTCGGGCGGCGTGTTCGGCAACGCGCTCAACACGCCGGAAGACGGGCTGCACGGCGGTCACACCGGCCACTTCTTCGGCGCGTTCCGCATCGACGCGGTGCGCGACCCGCTCGCGTTCGCGCGCGACATGGAGCGCGAGCTGGCGACGTTCGAGAACAGCACGCCGGTCGCCGGCGTCGAACGGGTGCAGACGGCCGGCGAGCCGGAACGCGTGTTCACCGAGCGCTACCGCCGCGAGGGCGTACCGATCGATCCCAAGGTGTGGGAAGGCATCGACGCGATGGCCGACCGGCTGGGAATCGCCAGGCTGGAGCGCTTCGAGGTCGCCTGA